A genomic window from Brassica oleracea var. oleracea cultivar TO1000 chromosome C8, BOL, whole genome shotgun sequence includes:
- the LOC106312380 gene encoding probable galacturonosyltransferase 15 isoform X2, with protein sequence MGLRLFRGGDTSLKIREELTRALVEETSQDGNRRGEKGSLESFDELVKEMTLKRRDIKTFASVTKKMLLQMERKVQSAKHHELLYWHLASHGVPKCLHCLSLRLTEEYSVNAMARTRLPPPESVSRLTDPSFHHVVILTDNVLAASVVISSTVQNAVNPDKFVFHIVTDKKTYTPMHAWFAINSALSPVVEVKGLHQYDWPQEVNVRVKEMLEIHRMIWRRHYQNLKDSHNSFIEGTHEQSLQALNPSCLALLNHLRIYIPKLFPDLDKIVLLDDDVVVQRDLSSLWETDLNGNVVGAVVDLWCGSNCCLGRKYKDYFNFSHPLISSNLLQDDCAWLSGMNVFDLKAWRQTNITEAYSTWLRLSVSSGLQLWQPGALPPTLLAFKGLTQPLDPSWHVAGLGSRSVKPPEEILKSAAVLHFSGPAKPWLEISNPKVRSYWYRYINSSNIFVRKCKIMN encoded by the exons ATGGGACTGAGACTTTTCCGTGGGGGCGACACATCTCTC AAAATTAGGGAAGAGTTGACACGAGCGCTAGTGGAAGAGACAAGTCAGGACGGTAATAGACGAGGAGAGAAGGGCTCATTGGAGTCATTTGACGAACTTGTCAAGGAGATGACGTTAAAACGACGTGATATAAAAACGTTTGCTTCCGTGACTAAGAAGATG CTGTTGCAGATGGAACGTAAAGTCCAATCAGCCAAACATCACGAGTTACTGTACTGGCATTTAGCCTCCCACGGCGTTCCCAAATGCCTCCATTGCCTTTCCCTCAGGTTAACAGAAGAGTACTCTGTAAACGCAATGGCTCGAACGCGTCTACCTCCACCTGAATCCGTTTCTCGTCTAACCGACCCATCTTTTCACCATGTTGTCATCTTGACCGACAATGTTCTAGCTGCCTCCGTCGTCATATCTTCCACTGTGCAAAACGCTGTGAATCCAGACAAGTTTGTCTTCCATATAGTTACCGATAAAAAAACATATACCCCTATGCACGCTTGGTTTGCTATAAACTCTGCTTTATCACCGGTTGTTGAAGTAAAAGGTCTTCATCAGTATGATTGGCCTCAAGAAGTTAATGTCAGAGTTAAAGAGATGCTGGAGATTCACCGTATGATTTGGAGACGTCATTATCAGAATTTGAAGGACTCTCATAATAGTTTCATCGAGGGTACTCATGAGCAATCCTTGCAAGCTTTAAACCCTAGCTGCCTCGCCCTTTTGAATCATCTTCGCATCTACATTCCCAAG CTTTTTCCAGACCTCGACAAGATAGTGTTGTTGGATGATGATGTAGTAGTACAGCGTGACCTTTCGTCTTTATGGGAAACGGATCTCAACGGTAACGTCGTTGGTGCAGTTGTTGATTTGTGGTGCGGAAGTAACTGTTGCCTGGGAAGAAAATACAAAGACTATTTCAACTTCTCGCATCCTCTGATCTCATCAAACTTGCTCCAAGATGACTGTGCATGGCTTTCTGGTATGAATGTCTTTGATCTCAAAGCATGGAGACAAACCAATATCACAGAAGCTTACTCCACATGGTTAAGACTC AGTGTTAGCTCCGGGCTACAACTATGGCAACCAGGAGCCTTACCACCAACTCTACTTGCTTTCAAAGGACTCACACAGCCTCTGGACCCATCATGGCACGTAGCTGGACTAGGATCTCGATCAGTTAAACCCCCTGAAGAGATTCTGAAATCTGCTGCGGTTCTACATTTTAGCGGTCCAGCAAAACCGTGGCTAGAGATTAGTAACCCTAAGGTAAGATCTTACTGGTATAGATACATAAATTCATCAAACATCTTCGTTAGAAAATGTAAAATCATGAACTGA
- the LOC106312380 gene encoding probable galacturonosyltransferase 15 isoform X1, whose product MKFYISAAGIKRVTISSPGGAIGKGGGGCAAARRFPGRTLILFLLMLAIILPFIFVRFAFLVLESPSVCDSPLDCMGLRLFRGGDTSLKIREELTRALVEETSQDGNRRGEKGSLESFDELVKEMTLKRRDIKTFASVTKKMLLQMERKVQSAKHHELLYWHLASHGVPKCLHCLSLRLTEEYSVNAMARTRLPPPESVSRLTDPSFHHVVILTDNVLAASVVISSTVQNAVNPDKFVFHIVTDKKTYTPMHAWFAINSALSPVVEVKGLHQYDWPQEVNVRVKEMLEIHRMIWRRHYQNLKDSHNSFIEGTHEQSLQALNPSCLALLNHLRIYIPKLFPDLDKIVLLDDDVVVQRDLSSLWETDLNGNVVGAVVDLWCGSNCCLGRKYKDYFNFSHPLISSNLLQDDCAWLSGMNVFDLKAWRQTNITEAYSTWLRLSVSSGLQLWQPGALPPTLLAFKGLTQPLDPSWHVAGLGSRSVKPPEEILKSAAVLHFSGPAKPWLEISNPKVRSYWYRYINSSNIFVRKCKIMN is encoded by the exons ATGAAGTTTTACATATCTGCTGCGGGGATTAAGAGAGTCACCATATCGAGTCCCGGCGGAGCAATAGGTAAAGGAGGCGGAGGATGTGCGGCGGCACGGAGGTTCCCTGGCCGCACGTTGATACTGTTCCTGCTGATGCTCGCGATAATACTACCTTTTATATTCGTCAGGTTCGCGTTTCTCGTCCTCGAATCCCCCTCCGTTTGCGATTCTCCCCTTG ATTGCATGGGACTGAGACTTTTCCGTGGGGGCGACACATCTCTC AAAATTAGGGAAGAGTTGACACGAGCGCTAGTGGAAGAGACAAGTCAGGACGGTAATAGACGAGGAGAGAAGGGCTCATTGGAGTCATTTGACGAACTTGTCAAGGAGATGACGTTAAAACGACGTGATATAAAAACGTTTGCTTCCGTGACTAAGAAGATG CTGTTGCAGATGGAACGTAAAGTCCAATCAGCCAAACATCACGAGTTACTGTACTGGCATTTAGCCTCCCACGGCGTTCCCAAATGCCTCCATTGCCTTTCCCTCAGGTTAACAGAAGAGTACTCTGTAAACGCAATGGCTCGAACGCGTCTACCTCCACCTGAATCCGTTTCTCGTCTAACCGACCCATCTTTTCACCATGTTGTCATCTTGACCGACAATGTTCTAGCTGCCTCCGTCGTCATATCTTCCACTGTGCAAAACGCTGTGAATCCAGACAAGTTTGTCTTCCATATAGTTACCGATAAAAAAACATATACCCCTATGCACGCTTGGTTTGCTATAAACTCTGCTTTATCACCGGTTGTTGAAGTAAAAGGTCTTCATCAGTATGATTGGCCTCAAGAAGTTAATGTCAGAGTTAAAGAGATGCTGGAGATTCACCGTATGATTTGGAGACGTCATTATCAGAATTTGAAGGACTCTCATAATAGTTTCATCGAGGGTACTCATGAGCAATCCTTGCAAGCTTTAAACCCTAGCTGCCTCGCCCTTTTGAATCATCTTCGCATCTACATTCCCAAG CTTTTTCCAGACCTCGACAAGATAGTGTTGTTGGATGATGATGTAGTAGTACAGCGTGACCTTTCGTCTTTATGGGAAACGGATCTCAACGGTAACGTCGTTGGTGCAGTTGTTGATTTGTGGTGCGGAAGTAACTGTTGCCTGGGAAGAAAATACAAAGACTATTTCAACTTCTCGCATCCTCTGATCTCATCAAACTTGCTCCAAGATGACTGTGCATGGCTTTCTGGTATGAATGTCTTTGATCTCAAAGCATGGAGACAAACCAATATCACAGAAGCTTACTCCACATGGTTAAGACTC AGTGTTAGCTCCGGGCTACAACTATGGCAACCAGGAGCCTTACCACCAACTCTACTTGCTTTCAAAGGACTCACACAGCCTCTGGACCCATCATGGCACGTAGCTGGACTAGGATCTCGATCAGTTAAACCCCCTGAAGAGATTCTGAAATCTGCTGCGGTTCTACATTTTAGCGGTCCAGCAAAACCGTGGCTAGAGATTAGTAACCCTAAGGTAAGATCTTACTGGTATAGATACATAAATTCATCAAACATCTTCGTTAGAAAATGTAAAATCATGAACTGA
- the LOC106307801 gene encoding uncharacterized protein LOC106307801, translating to MLKRSDKVKPPYGSRTHRLGFTLVVIGLLLLTALLFRLGDKNHDQPTQIVKDKHESLSSLSHPTVEIQNGTNLIWNIPNKPKAVLFIAHGCHRKASDFWDKSSSCPNCTGLPEEKVLVRTALSKSFAVVTVSSSGTCWSFGKEKRVVRDVIKTWVKKHNLERLPLVALGASSGGYFVSALALDMEFSSIVLMIAEGVFDRISVDKRYPPTLFVHMPKDAYRQQKIREFLEGLRVEGVDAAEIECLDLPLSPGFLADRIEGFDRGVSAQVFGVLREKGFVDEKGYMKRDGRRTPWRQALSGHKISLEESLVTPVEEELNLAYAYHEMTSLQSEQIFNWFESHMG from the coding sequence ATGTTGAAGCGTAGTGATAAAGTGAAACCTCCTTACGGATCTCGAACTCATCGATTAGGATTTACTCTCGTCGTTATCGGTCTCCTATTACTCACAGCTCTTTTGTTCCGTCTCGGCGACAAGAATCACGATCAACCGACACAGATCGTCAAAGACAAACACGAGTCGTTGTCGTCGTTGTCTCATCCAACCGTCGAGATCCAGAACGGTACTAATCTGATATGGAACATACCAAACAAACCAAAGGCTGTTCTGTTCATCGCACACGGTTGCCACAGGAAAGCTTCAGACTTTTGGGACAAATCATCATCTTGTCCGAACTGTACCGGCTTACCAGAAGAGAAGGTTCTTGTCCGTACTGCTTTATCCAAGAGCTTCGCTGTTGTCACAGTCTCCAGCTCCGGGACATGCTGGAGTTTCGGGAAGGAGAAGAGAGTTGTTAGGGATGTGATCAAAACGTGGGTTAAGAAGCATAATCTCGAAAGGCTTCCTCTCGTTGCGTTAGGAGCTTCGTCTGGTGGATACTTCGTCTCCGCTCTCGCGTTAGATATGGAGTTTAGTAGCATCGTGCTTATGATCGCTGAAGGAGTGTTTGATCGGATTAGTGTAGACAAACGTTACCCGCCGACGCTTTTCGTGCACATGCCTAAGGACGCGTACAGGCAGCAGAAGATCAGAGAGTTTTTGGAAGGGTTGAGGGTTGAAGGCGTTGATGCTGCGGAGATCGAGTGTTTGGATTTGCCGTTGTCTCCGGGGTTTTTGGCGGATAGGATTGAGGGTTTTGATCGCGGCGTGTCGGCTCAAGTGTTTGGGGTGTTGAGAGAGAAGGGGTTTGTTGATGAGAAGGGGTACATGAAGCGCGACGGGAGGAGAACGCCGTGGAGACAAGCGCTTAGTGGGCACAAGATATCGTTGGAGGAGAGTTTGGTTACTCCTGTTGAAGAGGAGCTGAATCTTGCTTATGCGTATCATGAGATGACGAGTTTGCAGTCTGAACAGATCTTTAACTGGTTTGAATCGCATATGGGATGA
- the LOC106312381 gene encoding agamous-like MADS-box protein AGL1 isoform X2: MDESGSSHDAESSKKIGRGKIEIKRIENTTNRQVTFCKRRNGLLKKAYELSVLCDAEVALVIFSTRGRLYEYASNSVKGTIERYKKACSDAVNPPTVTEANTQYYQQEASKLRRQIRDIQNSNRHIVGESLGSLNFKELKNLEGRLEKGISRVRSKKSELLVAEIEYMQKRKMELQHDNMYLRAKIEQGARLNPEPS; encoded by the exons ATGGATGAAAGTGGGAGTAGTCACGATGCAGAGAGTAGCAAGAAGATAGGTAGAGGGAAGATAGAGATAAAGAGGATAGAGAACACAACAAATCGTCAAGTAACCTTCTGCAAACGACGCAATGGTCTTCTCAAGAAAGCTTATGAGCTCTCTGTCTTGTGTGATGCTGAAGTTGCCCTCGTTATCTTCTCCACTCGTGGCCGTCTCTATGAATACGCCAGCAACAG TGTGAAGGGTACAATTGAAAGGTATAAGAAAGCTTGTTCCGATGCCGTTAACCCTCCTACTGTCACCGAAGCTAATACTCAG TACTATCAGCAAGAAGCCTCTAAGCTTCGGAGGCAGATTCGGGACATTCAGAATTCGAACAG GCATATTGTTGGGGAATCACTTGGCTCCTTGAACTTCAAGGAACTCAAAAACCTAGAAGGACGGCTTGAAAAAGGAATCAGCCGCGTCCGATCCAAGAAG AGTGAACTTTTAGTGGCAGAGATAGAGTATATGCAGAAGAGG AAAATGGAGTTGCAGCACGATAACATGTACCTAAGAGCTAAG ATAGAACAAGGCGCGAGATTGAATCCGG AACCTTCTTGA
- the LOC106307378 gene encoding LOW QUALITY PROTEIN: uncharacterized protein LOC106307378 (The sequence of the model RefSeq protein was modified relative to this genomic sequence to represent the inferred CDS: deleted 2 bases in 1 codon) has product MEEADYEGFSIREYTRKVRSVDMRKCCPFPGEFTGDFIQSLLPPITVTKFRWWSHELTSLLTKSPDDDPKPAFRRKANAESTPCKKRSIGETMTNDLVLQNNKIKTKKLDDSFDAKTDNKVNSCQEQARQRAADDGKCSLGNKERSRVMSPTMNNAGVRCFSYTDEELFPDSPRSVSQDCDSEFQTPGTLKVAKRKVCWVRSLDKSNVDAPQCERQVRFSLQLCCSRMNRLSLCSAAEDQPPKVLSNDKTSEDMLVESRKLNKSQPVVSERRLSHARAKSGPSCLPGPHLTLERIKDALDLERKRHLAPNQSPVSTSSEIHYRSCSSSFSQPVSLLNQSPFDPLLVEEAILELPLNLQGELVEANGSSRSAAVENDVLLSNLVDLSRGRKHSAEPALAIDVGRPPVYNEKQYKYYPARLGLDETFTENAFFISDADDGECGHTINLPKEEALNQNLSSRHMVATPDGLCLHDTQSTMRLMGKDVSVKTGYSEGERIIASDASIDYSFLESYAQQSWLWRTTTLGESHSITSLDKSWNTTLLCDTSKDHFPMFCESPQVRTYVVPDSELPPTVMYPCGSLVSCPLTDKDLYFHESGLGQQLNSVTFSDQQLPFLPEIGGLPSAYRNNGVVGLLPDVREPSFGIPFTSTAQSQLHWPQSSFESSRFDISSINPSEQLVSLYGSKSSSSYIKVGKAQLVSRFDM; this is encoded by the exons ATGGAGGAGGCTGACTACGAAGGATTCTCCATCAG AGAGTACACGCGTAAGGTTAGGAGCGTTGATATGCGGAAATGCTGTCCGTTCCCCGGCGAGTTTACCGGAGATTTTATTCAGTCGCTGCTTCCTCCGATAACTGTAACCAAGTTCCGTTGGTGGTCTCATGAGCTGACCTCGCTGCTAACGAAATCTCCGGATGATGATCCCAAACCGGCTTTTCGACGAAAGGCCAATGCAGAGTCTACACCGTGTAAGAAACGCTCCATCGGTGAAACGATGACGAATGATCTTGTGTTGCAGAATAACAAGATTAAAACCAAGAAGCTAGATGATTCCTTCGATGCCAAAACTGACAACAAG GTTAATAGCTGCCAAGAACAAGCTCGACAAAGAGCGGCAGATGATGGGAAATGCAGTCTTGGGAACAAAGAAAGATCTCGTGTTATGTCTCCTACTATGAATAATGCTGGAGTGCGATGCTTCTCTTACACAGATGAAGAACTGTTTCCAGATTCTCCCAGATCAGTCAGTCAAGATTGTGATTCTGAGTTTCAGACTCCTGGAACTTTGAAGGTGGCTAAAAGGAAAGTTTGCTGGGTGAGGAGTCTTGATAAGTCGAATGTTGATGCTCCTCAGTGCGAGAGGCAAGTCAGATTCTCTTTACAACTCTGCTGCTCGCGAATGAATCGGTTAAGCCTATGTTCTGCGGCAGAGGATCAACCGCCTAAGGTTTTGTCAAACGATAAGACCAGTGAAGATATGCTGGTAGAATCCAGGAAACTAAACAAGTCTCAGCCTGTGGTTTCTGAGAGAAGGTTAAGTCATGCTCGAGCAAAATCTGGCCCGTCGTGTTTACCTGGACCACATCTCACTCTGGAAAGAATTAAAGATGCATTAGATTTGGAGAGAAAGAGGCATTTGGCGCCTAACCAATCACCTGTCTCTACTTCGAGTGAGATCCATTACAGAAGTTGTTCGTCTTCCTTCTCTCAACCTGTATCATTGCTGAACCAATCACCTTTTGATCCACTTCTTGTAGAAGAGGCCATCTTAGAATTACCTCTTAATTTACAAGGTGAATTAGTAGAAGCAAATGGTTCCTCTAGATCTGCAGCTGTGGAAAATGATGTTTTACTGAGTAATTTAGTGGACTTATCCAGGGGAAGGAAACATTCAGCTGAGCCAGCACTTGCCATAGATGTAGGAAGGCCCCCTGTGTATAATGAGAAACAGTATAAGTACTATCCAGCTAGGCTAGGCCTTGATGAGACCTTCACCGAGAATGCGTTTTTCATTTCAGATGCTGATGATGGAGAGTGTGGCCACACAATCAATCTGCCAAAGGAGGAAGCTCTGAATCAGAACCTAAGTAGCAGGCATATGGTTGCAACACCTGATGGTTTGTGTTTACATGACACTCAGTCAACAATGCGGCTGATGGGTAAGGATGTTTCCGTTAAAACAGGTTACTCAGAAGGCGAGAGGATCATAGCATCAGATGCTTCTATAGATTACTCCTTTCTGGAGAGCTATGCTCAACAGAGCTGGTTATGGCGAACGACAACACTTGGAGAAAGTCATTCAATCACATCACTGGATAAGTCTTGGAACACAACTCTGCTGTGTGATACTTCAAAGGATCACTTTCCTATGTTTTGTGAATCTCCCCAAGTCAGAACATATGTTGTTCCTGATTCAGAATTGCCTCCCACAGTCATGTATCCGTGTGGCTCGCTCGTCTCTTGTCCATTGACTGATAAGGATCTCTACTTCCATGAATCTGGTTTAGGACAGCAGCTAAACAGTGTCACATTCAGCGACCAACAACTACCTTTTCTACCCGAAATTGGTGGTCTGCCTTCTGCTTACAGAAATAATGGTGTTGTTGGTCTCTTACCTGATGTTAGAGAACCATCTTTCGGTATTCCTTTTACTTCTACTGCACAATCACAGCTTCATTGGCCACAAAGTTCCTTTGAGAGCTCTCGTTTTGATATCTCTTCTATCAATCCATCTGAA CAATTAGTGTCCTTATATGGGTCCAAGTCATCATCTTCTTACATAAAGGTGGGAAAAGCTCAACTAGTGTCTCGTTTTGATATGTAG
- the LOC106312381 gene encoding agamous-like MADS-box protein AGL1 isoform X1 has protein sequence MDESGSSHDAESSKKIGRGKIEIKRIENTTNRQVTFCKRRNGLLKKAYELSVLCDAEVALVIFSTRGRLYEYASNSVKGTIERYKKACSDAVNPPTVTEANTQYYQQEASKLRRQIRDIQNSNRHIVGESLGSLNFKELKNLEGRLEKGISRVRSKKSELLVAEIEYMQKRKMELQHDNMYLRAKIEQGARLNPEQHGSGVIQGTAVYDSGLSSSPDQSQHYNRNYIPVNLLEPNQQFSGQDQPPLQLV, from the exons ATGGATGAAAGTGGGAGTAGTCACGATGCAGAGAGTAGCAAGAAGATAGGTAGAGGGAAGATAGAGATAAAGAGGATAGAGAACACAACAAATCGTCAAGTAACCTTCTGCAAACGACGCAATGGTCTTCTCAAGAAAGCTTATGAGCTCTCTGTCTTGTGTGATGCTGAAGTTGCCCTCGTTATCTTCTCCACTCGTGGCCGTCTCTATGAATACGCCAGCAACAG TGTGAAGGGTACAATTGAAAGGTATAAGAAAGCTTGTTCCGATGCCGTTAACCCTCCTACTGTCACCGAAGCTAATACTCAG TACTATCAGCAAGAAGCCTCTAAGCTTCGGAGGCAGATTCGGGACATTCAGAATTCGAACAG GCATATTGTTGGGGAATCACTTGGCTCCTTGAACTTCAAGGAACTCAAAAACCTAGAAGGACGGCTTGAAAAAGGAATCAGCCGCGTCCGATCCAAGAAG AGTGAACTTTTAGTGGCAGAGATAGAGTATATGCAGAAGAGG AAAATGGAGTTGCAGCACGATAACATGTACCTAAGAGCTAAG ATAGAACAAGGCGCGAGATTGAATCCGGAACAGCATGGATCGGGTGTAATACAAGGGACGGCGGTTTATGATTCCGGTCTGTCTTCTTCTCCTGATCAGTCGCAGCATTATAACCGGAACTATATTCCGGTTAACCTTCTTGAACCGAATCAACAATTCTCCGGTCAAGACCAACCTCCTCTTCAACTTGTTTAA
- the LOC106310865 gene encoding transcription factor PAR2 has product MEKTLATSHTKRSSPSPSTTVTARPDGFTRRTRQRLSNATTSVSESDVEDDDDEEAVEEKIETLQTIVPGGTALEVDELFEETASYILALQCQIKAIKVLTAFLERCD; this is encoded by the coding sequence ATGGAGAAAACCCTAGCTACCTCCCACACCAAACGCTCCTCTCCGTCACCTTCCACCACCGTGACCGCACGCCCCGACGGTTTCACTCGCAGAACAAGACAGAGATTGTCAAATGCAACGACGAGTGTAAGCGAGAGTGACGTAGAAGATGATGATGATGAAGAAGCAGTCGAGGAGAAGATTGAGACTCTTCAGACAATAGTTCCCGGAGGAACGGCGCTCGAAGTCGACGAGCTGTTTGAAGAGACGGCGAGTTACATTTTGGCTCTGCAGTGTCAGATCAAAGCCATTAAAGTTCTCACTGCGTTTCTTGAGCGTTGTGACTAG